TGCGCGCGGAGGTGAAGGCGCCGTGCTGCCAGGCGTCGGTGTAGCTGAGCCAGTCGCCGGCGAAGTGGACGCGTCCGGTGGGCTCGTTGAGGGGCTTGTAGCGGGGGTCGTCCGGGCCGCCGGGGGTGCTGTGCCAGGCGGCCTCGAGGTGGGGTGTCTGGCGCCAGTGGTGGGAGAAGGAGGAGGCGAGTTCGGTGCGGTACTTCGCGCCGTAGATCTTCACGCCCGCGGCCACCGCCCGCGCCTCGCGGCCCTTGGGGCTGAGTTTCGCGTAGGAGTCCGCGTCGGCGCCGTAGTTGTAGTAGCCGATGAGGACGCCGCGTTCGCCGTGGAAGCCGTACGACGGGTGCCAGATGTGGGTGACGTCCTGGTCGGTCTCGGTGATGCCGCCGTAGATGCGGTGGTCCAGCTCCCACCAGCGCGACCGGTACTCCAGGCCGATCTTGGCCGCCGACGACGGCGTGATGGCCTCCAGCGCGCTCTGTACGCCGGCGCCCAGGTTGTGCGGCACCTTGGCGAGGATGTTGGGCGGAAGGGCGGCGACGCAGTAGTCGGCCCGGACGACCGAGGTGCGGCCGCCGCGGGTGTAGGTGACGGTGACGCCGTCGCCGGTGTCGGTGATCTTGGTGACGGCCGCGCCGGTGCGGATGCGGTGGGCGCCGACCGCACGCGTGAGCGCCCGGGGTATCCGGTCCATGCCGCCGACCGGCTGGAACATCAGCATGGCCTGGTCGAAGCCGAACTCGAAGGAGAAGTAGCGCCCCACACCGCTGGCGAACACGGCGGAGGCGGTCGGGACGTCCCCGAGCGGCACCCCCGGGGTCCCGGCCGCGGCGGGGACCGTCGTGTACCCACGGCGCTCGCCGCCTTCGTACGTCAGGGTGTCGCCGAGTTCGCCCCAGTCCGCGAGGAAGTCGATGAGCCGTTCCTGGTCCTCGGCCGTCAACTCCTGGTCGAGGGTTCCCTTGTGGGCGGCTTTGGCGAGCAACTCCGAGACGTAGCCGTAGACGTCGGCCTTGGCGGTGCGGTAGCGCTGCGGCGCGGTCATGCCTGCGGACTCGTTGTAGAGGTACGCGTCGGCGTTGACGTTGGTGAACACCTCCAGGGGGACGCCGAGTTCGCGGCAGTAGTCGAGGGTGACCATCCACTGGGGGATCCGGGCGGGCCCGGCGTTCATGTAGTGGCCGTCGGCGAAGCGGGCGGTCTGCTTGTTGCCGTACAGGTCGGTCGTGGTGTCGCCGCCGC
This window of the Streptomyces sp. NBC_01275 genome carries:
- a CDS encoding flavin monoamine oxidase family protein, giving the protein MFATMGALGLAPTAQAAPRETPFRALSASDFHLTGRAAAKVVIVGGGIAGLTAAYELGKAGYDCTVLEARDRTGGRNFTVRGGDTTTDLYGNKQTARFADGHYMNAGPARIPQWMVTLDYCRELGVPLEVFTNVNADAYLYNESAGMTAPQRYRTAKADVYGYVSELLAKAAHKGTLDQELTAEDQERLIDFLADWGELGDTLTYEGGERRGYTTVPAAAGTPGVPLGDVPTASAVFASGVGRYFSFEFGFDQAMLMFQPVGGMDRIPRALTRAVGAHRIRTGAAVTKITDTGDGVTVTYTRGGRTSVVRADYCVAALPPNILAKVPHNLGAGVQSALEAITPSSAAKIGLEYRSRWWELDHRIYGGITETDQDVTHIWHPSYGFHGERGVLIGYYNYGADADSYAKLSPKGREARAVAAGVKIYGAKYRTELASSFSHHWRQTPHLEAAWHSTPGGPDDPRYKPLNEPTGRVHFAGDWLSYTDAWQHGAFTSARKAVTALHTRVLAS